The Mycolicibacterium mucogenicum DSM 44124 genomic sequence GGGCGCCAGCACGCGCTGACCCGGCAACGCGAAAACCCCCTATTTCCAACGAAATAGGGGGTTTCGCTTTGTTCGGCTAATTCCAGATGCGCACGCGCTCGGCGGGATCCAGGTACAGCTCGTCGGTCGTGTTGACGTCGAACGCCTCGTAGAACGAGTCGATGTTCCGGATCACGCCGTTGCACCGGAACTCCGGCGGCGAGTGCGGGTCGACGGCGAGGCGCCGAATGGCTTCGGCGTCACGGGATTTGGTGCGCCACACCTGCGCCCAGCCGAAGTAGACGCGCTGGACACCGGTCAGGCCGTCGATGACGGGCGCCTCCTCGCCGCCCAGTGACAGCTCGTAGGCCAGCAACGCGATCGACAGTCCGCCCAGGTCGCCGATGTTCTCGCCGACGGTGAACGCGCCGTTCACGTGGTGGCCCGCCTCCAGTGCCCGCGGCGTGAAGGCCTCGTACTGCTCGATGAGAGCCTTTGTGCGCAAACCGAATTCGGCACGGTCGGCGTCGGTCCACCAGTCGACCAGGTTGCCGTCGCCGTCGTACTTGGCGCCCTGGTCGTCGAAGCCGTGCCCGATCTCGTGCCCGATCACCGCGCCGATACCGCCGTAGTTGGCGGCGTCGTCGGCCTCCGCGTCGAAGAACGGCGGCTGCAGAATGGCTGCGGGGAAGACGATCTCGTTCATGCCCGGGTTGTAGTAGGCGTTCACCGTCTGCGGCGTCATGAACCACTCGTCGCGGTCCACTTCGCTGCCCAGCTTGGCCAGCTCCCGGTCGTGCTCGACGGCCTGGCCCCGCAGGTAGTTGCCGTACAGGTCACCGGCGTCGATCACCAGGTTCGAGTAGTCACGCCAGCGCGCCGGGTAGCCGATCTTCGGGGTGAACTTGTCCAGCTTGGCCAGCGCGCGCTGCCGCGTCTCGGGCGTCATCCACTCCAGGTTGGTGATGCTGACGCGGTAGGCCTCGCGCAGATTGGCCACCAGCTCGTCCATCCGCGCCTTGTGGGACGGCGGGAAGTGCCGGTCCACATAGAGCTTTCCGACGGCGTCGCCCATCAGGCTCTCGACCAGACCGACGCCGCGCTTCCAGCGGTCCCGGATCGCCTCGGTGCCCGACAGGGTGCGGCCGTAGAAGTCGAAGTTCTCCGCCACCAGGTCGTCGGTCAGGATCGGGGCGCGGCCGCTGATCACGCGCCAGCTCAGCCACGCCTTCCAGTCCTCGAGCGGCTCGGACGCCCACAGCGCCGCGAACGCGACCAGGAAATCCGGTTGCCGCACAACGACTTCGGCGACCACATCGGCCGGCGCGCCCACCGCCGCCAGCCAGCCGTCCCAGTCGAAACCGGGCGCCTCGTCGGCCAGATCGGCGAACCGCCGCAGGTTGTAGCTCAGGTCCGCGTCGCGGCGCTTGACCACATCCCAGTGCGCCGCGGCCAGTTTGGTTTCCAGCGCGACGATGCGGGCGGCCGTCTCGGCCTGATCGCCGCCGAAGACCAGGCTCAGCATGCGGGCGATGTGCTGCGGGTACGCCGCCAGCACCGCCGCGTGCGCCGGCTCGCGGTAGTACGACTCGTCGGGCAGGCCCAGGCCGGACTGCGTGAAGTGCAGCAGGTACCGCGTCGAGTCCTTGGAATCGGTGTCGACGTACGCGGCGGCACCACCGCCGACGCCGGCGCGCTGCAGCCCGCCCAGCACGGCGGCCAGTGCTTCCGGCGTCGAAGCGTTCGCGACGAGACTCAGCTCCGCCCGCAGCGGCGCGAGGCCGACGGCAGCCACCCGCTCGGTGTCCATGAAGCTGGCGTACAGGTCACCGATGCGCTGCGCATCGGTACCGACCGGGCCCGAGGCCGTCGTGATGAGATCGCGCACCTGCTCCTCGGCGCGGTCGGCCAGCAGGCGGAAGGCGCCGTCGGTGGCGCGGTCGGCCGGGATGTCGTAGTCGGTGAGCCAGCGGCCGTTGACGTGACCGAACAGGTCGTCCTGCGGACGGGCGTCGGGGTCGAGGTAGCTCAGGTCGATACCGGATCGGGGAGAGGTAGCTTCGAGAGTCACCTCGCCATCCTGCCATCGCCGCTGCAGTGCCGGTGGGCGCTGCGGGTAGCCTCACGCCCATGCCCGACGAGCGCAGCGAAGACTCCGCCGAAAAAGACGCTGCGAAAGACACAGCATCAGCCGGCGCGGCCAGTGACACCAAGCCCGCCGCCAAAGCCGCACCGCCGAGCGATCAGGCTGAGGAAATCTTCAGCCGCTATGGCATCGCCTCCGCGGTACTGGGTGTCGTCGCGGCCGTCGCCGTCGTCGTCGCGACCTGGGTCTACCTGGGGCACCGGGCCGACGACAAGGACCGCGTGCACGAGGCGCAGGCGATGAAGGCCGCCGCCGAGTGGGCCGGCCTGCTGATCAACATGACGAAGGACAACGTCGCCGTCAACGTGCCGAAGCTGCACGAGGGCACCGTCGGCCAGCTCAATGCCGATTTCGATGCCACCGTCGCGCCGTTCACCCAGCTGGTGCAGAAGCTGCAGAGCCAGACCACGGGGCAGATCGAGTCCGTCGCGCTGGAGACGCTGCATCACGCGCCGCCGGGGGAGCAGGGCAAACCGGCGGTCCAGCCGGAGCTGGCGGCCATCTCCTCGGATACGACGACGGTGCTGGTGATCGCGACGTCCGTGAGCCAGAACGCCGGTGCCAAGCCGCAGACGGTGCGCTGGCGGCTGCGCCTCGGGGTGTCCGATGTCGGCGGCAAGTTGCTGATCTCGCGATTGGAGACGCTGCGATGAGGAACGCGTGGCGCGTACTGGTCTTCGACATCCTGGCGCCGGTCGCGGTGCTGGCGAGCCTCGTCTACATCGGGCTGGCGCTGGAGCGGCCGCTGTGGTGGGTCGTGGTGGGCACCATCGTCGGGCTGCTGGTGCTGCAGGCGTCGATCGTCAACTTCGTGCTGTTCCGCCGTGACGGCGTCACGATGGGCACCGATGACGACGCGCCCAGGTTGCGGCTCGTGGTCGTCGGGCTGACGGCGGTCGCCGTGGTCGCGGCCGCCATCGTCGGCTACACCAAGTGGACGGTGCCGGATCGCACCACGAGCGCCGACATGTCCATGGTGGTCGGCATCGCCAGCAGCGTCGCGGAGGCGTCGGCGACCTTCACCCCCGGCGCGCCGAACGTGTCGATCGACCGGGCCACGTCGTTGATGGCGCCGCAGCGCGCGGAGGCCTACCGCAACGAGTTCAATGCTGTCGCCAAGGACCTGACCAGTCGTGGGGTGGCCGGGCAGGCCAGCACCATCTCGGCCGGTATCGAGACCATCGGCCCGAACTTCGCCAGTGTCGCGGTGGTCATGCGGGCTTCGCAGAACGCGCCGAACAAACCCGCGCAGGCGACGGTGCTGGGGCTGCGGGTCACGCTGACGAAGCAGGACGGGCGCTGGCTCGTCATGGACGTGACCCCGATCGCGTCGCGGTAGGGGTGGAAGGCCGCTCGAGAGGGACCAAATGGTCGTCTCGGCGCGCGAGAAGCGACCATTTGGTCCTTCTCGGCGGGTGGCTACGAGCGGGCGGAACGCATCCGGGCGAACCGGTCCGAGAGCCGGCGCATGCGTACCAGCAGCGCGGCCGACGGGCTGGTGGTGCCGGAGGTGTAGGCCGAAAGTTCTTGTGTGCCAACACCGATGCGCGACGCGAACTCGGTCTCGCTGAGACCGGAGCGCTCCATCAGCAACCGGATCTGGCGCGCCACCTCGGCGCATTCGTTGGCCTCGAGCTGGGTGCGGGCGCGAGCCAGCACCTCGGCCAGCGCCTTGGAGATGCCGTACGGGTTGGTGGTCGCCAGGATCTCCTCGACCTGACGAGCGGTACGGCCGAAGGGGTCGCGCTTGATGGCGACGACGATGCGCTGCCACACCGCGAGGTCGTCGTTCTCCAGCGCGGCGCGGATGGCGGACGTCGACCAGAACTCGACGGGCTTCTCTCCGGGGGCCTGCGCCGGGAATGCGACGGTGGGTGCCCCGTTGGTGCCGGATGCGGTGGGCTCACCGGGATCGTCGGCACCAGAAGGGGTGTCCCTCACCTCGGATGTCAACGTCACCTCGCCTCCTCCAACATGGCCACTGCCACCGCCAGACAACGCTGTTTGACGTCGGGCCAATCTGCCGATTCGTGGTCGTCGAACGGGTGCGGGTCGGCCAACCTGCGGACCAACTGGGTGGCCACCCACTGGTTCTTCGACCGTTCTCCACAGTAATACCCGTCAATTCCGGCAAGAACCGCGGCTGCGGTCCGGATGTCCATGCACGACACCAGATCGACGAAGTCGGTGTAGTCCTGAACGCTGTTGCGGGACATGATCAGGTAGCCCTTGAGCCGCAGCGTCTCGGCGCCCGTCGGGATCTCGAGCCGGTCGCCCGTGGGCAGCAGCACCGTCGTTGTCTCCACGGGGCTGCGGCGCTCGATGGCCGGGCCGTCGGTCTCGTCGAGCGACAGGGCGTCGAGCGCGACCGACAGCCGTCCGCCCCACATGGTGACGGGGTGCACGTCGGGGTTGTCCGACGCGGACCGGGACTGGCCGTGCGCGCGCCGCCGCAGCAGCGCCAGCCCGGTGCGGGAGCGGTCCTTGCGCGGGGGCGCCGCGGCGATCCGGCGGGGGACGGCGCGCGGCACGTACTGCTGCTCGCCCGGCTCGCAGCCGCTGAACGCCAGCGGGTCGGCGACCGTAACCGTCTGTGCGGCAAGGGTTTGCAGCTTCGCCGCGGACTTGACGACGCTGCGCAGTTCGGAGCCGGAGGGTCCCAGCGCGGAGATGTCGTCGGGGATGATGACGAGGCTGCCGGTATCGGTGGCGGGCAGCGGCTTCTCGAAGTCCACCGACGGCAGCAGGCGGTCCAGCCACTTGGGCAGCCACCAGTTCCACTGGTCGAACATCGCCATCAGCGCCGGTACCAGGACCAGCCGCACCACCGTCGCGTCGACCGCGATGGCCACGGCGCAGGCCACACCCATCTGGGCCACCAGCGGCATACCGGCAAACGCGAAACCGATGAAGACGGCGATCATGATCAGCGCGGCGCTGGTGATGGTGCGGGCGCTGGTGCTGACGCCGTACGCGACGGCGTCGCGGGTGTTGCCGGTCTGCAGGAAGCGTTCCCGGATGCGCGTCAGCAGGAAGATCTCGTAGTCCATGGACAGGCCGAACGTCATCGCCAGGACGAGCGGCGGAATGGTGGTGTCCAGCGACTCCAGGGGTTTGAACCCGAGCGCCTTGAACCAGCCCCACTCGAAGACGATCACCAGGCTGCCGTAGGCCGCGGCCACCGACAGCACCGTCATCAGGACGCCCTTGAGCGCCAGTACGACCGAGCGGATCGAGATCAGCAGCATCACGAACGCGATGAGCGAGACGAAGAC encodes the following:
- a CDS encoding M13 family metallopeptidase, whose translation is MTLEATSPRSGIDLSYLDPDARPQDDLFGHVNGRWLTDYDIPADRATDGAFRLLADRAEEQVRDLITTASGPVGTDAQRIGDLYASFMDTERVAAVGLAPLRAELSLVANASTPEALAAVLGGLQRAGVGGGAAAYVDTDSKDSTRYLLHFTQSGLGLPDESYYREPAHAAVLAAYPQHIARMLSLVFGGDQAETAARIVALETKLAAAHWDVVKRRDADLSYNLRRFADLADEAPGFDWDGWLAAVGAPADVVAEVVVRQPDFLVAFAALWASEPLEDWKAWLSWRVISGRAPILTDDLVAENFDFYGRTLSGTEAIRDRWKRGVGLVESLMGDAVGKLYVDRHFPPSHKARMDELVANLREAYRVSITNLEWMTPETRQRALAKLDKFTPKIGYPARWRDYSNLVIDAGDLYGNYLRGQAVEHDRELAKLGSEVDRDEWFMTPQTVNAYYNPGMNEIVFPAAILQPPFFDAEADDAANYGGIGAVIGHEIGHGFDDQGAKYDGDGNLVDWWTDADRAEFGLRTKALIEQYEAFTPRALEAGHHVNGAFTVGENIGDLGGLSIALLAYELSLGGEEAPVIDGLTGVQRVYFGWAQVWRTKSRDAEAIRRLAVDPHSPPEFRCNGVIRNIDSFYEAFDVNTTDELYLDPAERVRIWN
- a CDS encoding helix-turn-helix domain-containing protein; protein product: MTLTSEVRDTPSGADDPGEPTASGTNGAPTVAFPAQAPGEKPVEFWSTSAIRAALENDDLAVWQRIVVAIKRDPFGRTARQVEEILATTNPYGISKALAEVLARARTQLEANECAEVARQIRLLMERSGLSETEFASRIGVGTQELSAYTSGTTSPSAALLVRMRRLSDRFARMRSARS